A region from the Etheostoma spectabile isolate EspeVRDwgs_2016 unplaced genomic scaffold, UIUC_Espe_1.0 scaffold00008188, whole genome shotgun sequence genome encodes:
- the LOC116678795 gene encoding galactose-specific lectin nattectin, which translates to MPRRYNKLYKDSSFSVSHQLVLLLCFSHHHSAKMTSVFLISVCLCLSSGLLAAYGDPPCPPDWTQFGSRCFSFNIQPKTWIDAETFCQTAGGNLASIHSAEEHKFIRDYINQVSTTNTYTWIGGFDAVKEGTWLWSDGSKFDFTYFNAGQPDGGAVENCLLIYYGVTAGTTGLVAAYFLSCAPRTACNPRLSMII; encoded by the exons ATGCCACGGCGCTATAATAAACTATATAAAGATTCTTCTTTCAGTGTCAGTCATCAGCTGGTTCTTCTCCTCTGTTTCAGCCATCACCACTCAGCTAAG ATGACATCAGTCTTTCtgatctctgtgtgtctctgtctgtccagcGGACTGCTGGCTGCATAC GGTGACCCCCCCTGTCCTCCTGATTGGACTCAGTTTGGCTCTCGCTGTTTCAGTTTCAACATCCAGCCAAAGACCTGGATCGATGCAGAG ACCTTCTGCCAGACCGCTGGAGGGAATCTGGCTTCCATCCATTCAGCCGAGGAACATAAATTTATCAGAGACTACATTAACCAAGTGTCCACTACAAACACATATACCTGGATCGGAGGCTTTGACGCAGTGAAG GAGGGTACGTGGTTGTGGTCTGATGGATCCAAATTTGACTTCACCTACTTCAACGCGGGCCAGCCTGACGGGGGTGCAGTGGAGAACTGTCTTCTGATTTACTATGGAG taaccgcTGGTACGACGGGCCTTGTGGCAGCATATTTTCTTTCGTGTGCTCCAAGGACAGCGTGCAACCCTAGACTTTCAATGATAATATAA